A region of Falco peregrinus isolate bFalPer1 chromosome 13, bFalPer1.pri, whole genome shotgun sequence DNA encodes the following proteins:
- the LOC101924265 gene encoding brain-specific homeobox/POU domain protein 3 — translation MMSMNSKQAFSMHPILHEPKYPHLHTSSEAIRRACLPAPQIQGNIFAGFDETLLRGAEALAAVDIVSQKTHPFKPDATYHTMSSVSCTPTSSSVHLHHPSVLTTHHPHHHHHQPSQGLDGELLDHLNSALPLGGVPGPDVGSTPSHPHSHMSAINHMAHHSQPMNMSHPHGLASHAVISGPETETDPRELESFAERFKQRRIKLGVTQADVGSALANLKIPGVGCLSQSTICRFESLTLSHNNMVALKPILEAWLEEAERAQREKMTKPEIYTGGDKKRKRTSIAAPEKRSLEAYFAVQPRPSSEKIAAIAEKLDLKKNVVRVWFCNQRQKQKRMKFSATY, via the exons ATGATGTCCATGAACAGCAAGCAGGCGTTCAGCATGCACCCCATCCTGCACGAGCCCAAGTACCCCCACCTGCACACCAGCTCCGAAGCCATCcgcagagcctgcctgcccgccccccAG ATCCAGGGTAACATTTTTGCGGGCTTTGACGAGACCTTGCTGCGGGGTGCTGAGGCTCTGGCCGCTGTGGATATAGTATCGCAGAAAACTCACCCCTTCAAGCCGGATGCCACCTACCACACCATGAGCAGCGTGTCCTGTACTCCTACCTCATCCTCCGTCCACCTGCACCACCCGTCCGTGCTGACCACGCaccatccccaccaccaccaccaccagccctcCCAGGGCCTGGACGGCGAGCTCCTGGACCACCTCAACTCTGCCCTCCCGCTTGGAGGGGTGCCGGGCCCAGACGTGGGCTCCACACCTTCACACCCTCACTCCCACATGTCTGCCATCAACCACATGGCCCACCACTCCCAGCCTATGAACATGTCCCACCCCCACGGCCTCGCTTCCCACGCTGTCATCTCCGGCCCCGAGACGGAGACGGACCCCCGGGAGCTAGAATCCTTCGCTGAGCGGTTCAAGCAGCGGAGGATCAAGCTGGGGGTGACCCAGGCGGATGTGGGCTCCGCATTGGCCAACCTGAAGATCCCAGGGGTGGGCTGCCTTAGCCAAAGCACAATCTGCAGGTTTGAGTCCCTCACCTTGTCCCACAACAACATGGTGGCCCTCAAGCCCATCCTAGAAGCGTGGCTGGAGGAGGCTGAGCGGGCCCAGAGGGAGAAAATGACCAAACCAGAGATCTACACGGGGGGTGACAAGAAACGCAAGCGTACCTCCATCGCCGCCCCTGAAAAACGGTCGCTGGAGGCCTATTTTGCCGTGCAGCCACGGCCCTCCTCGGAGAAAATCGCCGCCATCGCTGAGAAGTTAGACTTGAAGAAGAACGTGGTGCGGGTCTGGTTTTGCAATcagagacagaagcagaaaaggatgAAATTTTCTGCCACCTACTGA